In Rhinopithecus roxellana isolate Shanxi Qingling chromosome 16, ASM756505v1, whole genome shotgun sequence, a single genomic region encodes these proteins:
- the ALAD gene encoding delta-aminolevulinic acid dehydratase isoform X1: protein MPLCPLTHAMQPQSVLHSGYFHPLLRAWQTATTTLNASNLIYPIFVTDVPDDIQPIASLPGVARYGVNRLEEMLRPLVEEGLRCVLIFGVPSRVPKDERGSAADSEESPAIEAIHLLRKTFPNLLVACDVCLCPYTSHGHCGLLSENGAFRAEESRQRLAEVALAYAKAGCQVVAPSDMMDGRVEAIKEALMAHGLGNRVSVMSYSAKFASCFYGPFRDAAQSSPAFGDRRCYQLPPGARGLALRAVDRDVREGADILMVKPGMPYLDIMREVKNKHPDLPLAVYHVSGEFAMLWHGAQAGAFDLKAAVLEAMTAFRRAGADIIITYYTPQLLQWLKEE from the exons ATGCCCCTGTGCCCACTGACCCATGCCATGCAGCCCCAGTCCGTTCTGCACAGCGGCTACTTCCACCCACTGCTTCGGGCCTGGCAGACAGCCACCACCACCCTCAATGCCTCCAACCTCATCTACCCCATCTTTGTCAC GGATGTTCCTGATGACATACAGCCTATCGCCAGCCTCCCAGGAGTGGCCAG GTATGGTGTGAACCGGCTGGAAGAGATGCTGAGGCCCCTGGTGGAAGAGGGCCTACGCTGTGTCTTGATCTTTGGCGTCCCCAGCAGAGTTCCCAAG GATGAGCGGGGTTCTGCAGCTGACTCCGAGGAGTCCCCAGCTATTGAGGCGATCCATCTGTTGAGGAAGACCTTCCCCAACCTCCTGGTGGCCTGTGACGTCTGCCTATGTCCCTACACCTCCCATGGTCACTGCG GGCTCCTGAGTGAAAATGGAGCATTCCGGGCTGAGGAGAGCCGCCAGCGGCTAGCTGAGGTAGCACTCGCATATGCCAAGGCAG GATGTCAGGTGGTAGCCCCGTCAGACATGATGGATGGACGCGTGGAAGCCATCAAGGAGGCCCTGATGGCACATGGACTTGGCAACAGG GTATCAGTGATGAGCTACAGTGCCAAGTTTGCTTCCTGTTTCTATGGCCCTTTCCG GGACGCAGCTCAGTCAAGCCCAGCTTTTGGGGACCGCCGCTGCTACCAGCTGCCCCCTGGAGCACGAGGCCTGGCCCTCCGAGCTGTG GACCGGGATGTACGGGAAGGAGCTGACATACTCATGGTGAAGCCGGGAATGCCCTACCTGGACATCATGCGGGAGGTAAAGAACAAG CACCCCGACCTCCCTCTCGCCGTGTACCACGTCTCTGGAGAGTTTGCCATGCTGTGGCACGGAGCCCAGGCTGGGGCATTTGATCTCAAGGCTGCCGTACTGGAGGCCATGACTGCCTTCCGCAGAGCAG GTGCTGACATCATCATCACCTACTACACACCCCAGCTGCTGCAGTGGCTGAAGGAGGAATGA
- the ALAD gene encoding delta-aminolevulinic acid dehydratase isoform X2, with protein MPCSPSPFCTAATSTHCFGPGRQPPPPSMPPTSSTPSLSRPGLDQAGKPDTGSHPPPTISTPIFLPCFPTIPLSCPLTTGPSHSHQSISHPRSYRDVPDDIQPIASLPGVARYGVNRLEEMLRPLVEEGLRCVLIFGVPSRVPKDERGSAADSEESPAIEAIHLLRKTFPNLLVACDVCLCPYTSHGHCGLLSENGAFRAEESRQRLAEVALAYAKAGCQVVAPSDMMDGRVEAIKEALMAHGLGNRVSVMSYSAKFASCFYGPFRDAAQSSPAFGDRRCYQLPPGARGLALRAVDRDVREGADILMVKPGMPYLDIMREVKNKHPDLPLAVYHVSGEFAMLWHGAQAGAFDLKAAVLEAMTAFRRAGADIIITYYTPQLLQWLKEE; from the exons ATGCCATGCAGCCCCAGTCCGTTCTGCACAGCGGCTACTTCCACCCACTGCTTCGGGCCTGGCAGACAGCCACCACCACCCTCAATGCCTCCAACCTCATCTACCCCATCTTTGTCAC GCCCTGGGCTTGACCAGGCAGGGAAGCCAGACACTGGatcccaccctcctcccaccatctCCACTCCCATATTTCTTCCCTGCTTCCCAACCATCCCTCTCAGTTGCCCCCTCACCACTGGCCCTTCCCACAGCCACCAATCCATATCCCACCCCCGCTCTTACAGGGATGTTCCTGATGACATACAGCCTATCGCCAGCCTCCCAGGAGTGGCCAG GTATGGTGTGAACCGGCTGGAAGAGATGCTGAGGCCCCTGGTGGAAGAGGGCCTACGCTGTGTCTTGATCTTTGGCGTCCCCAGCAGAGTTCCCAAG GATGAGCGGGGTTCTGCAGCTGACTCCGAGGAGTCCCCAGCTATTGAGGCGATCCATCTGTTGAGGAAGACCTTCCCCAACCTCCTGGTGGCCTGTGACGTCTGCCTATGTCCCTACACCTCCCATGGTCACTGCG GGCTCCTGAGTGAAAATGGAGCATTCCGGGCTGAGGAGAGCCGCCAGCGGCTAGCTGAGGTAGCACTCGCATATGCCAAGGCAG GATGTCAGGTGGTAGCCCCGTCAGACATGATGGATGGACGCGTGGAAGCCATCAAGGAGGCCCTGATGGCACATGGACTTGGCAACAGG GTATCAGTGATGAGCTACAGTGCCAAGTTTGCTTCCTGTTTCTATGGCCCTTTCCG GGACGCAGCTCAGTCAAGCCCAGCTTTTGGGGACCGCCGCTGCTACCAGCTGCCCCCTGGAGCACGAGGCCTGGCCCTCCGAGCTGTG GACCGGGATGTACGGGAAGGAGCTGACATACTCATGGTGAAGCCGGGAATGCCCTACCTGGACATCATGCGGGAGGTAAAGAACAAG CACCCCGACCTCCCTCTCGCCGTGTACCACGTCTCTGGAGAGTTTGCCATGCTGTGGCACGGAGCCCAGGCTGGGGCATTTGATCTCAAGGCTGCCGTACTGGAGGCCATGACTGCCTTCCGCAGAGCAG GTGCTGACATCATCATCACCTACTACACACCCCAGCTGCTGCAGTGGCTGAAGGAGGAATGA